Proteins encoded in a region of the Zea mays cultivar B73 chromosome 2, Zm-B73-REFERENCE-NAM-5.0, whole genome shotgun sequence genome:
- the LOC103647175 gene encoding SNF1-related protein kinase catalytic subunit alpha KIN10-like isoform X2 — MRQRMEGAGKDGNPLRNYRIGKTLGIGSFGKVKIAEHISTGHKVAIKILNRRKIRGMEMEEKVKREIKILRLFMHPHIIRLYEVIDTPADIYVVMEYVKCGELFDYIVEKGRLQEEEARRFFQQIISGVEYCHRNMVVHRDLKPENLLLDSKCNVKIADFGLSNVMRDGHFLKTSCGSPNYAAPEVISGKLYAGPEVDVWSCGVILYALLCGTLPFDDENIPNLFKKIKGGIYTLPSHLSGAARDLIPRMLVVDPMKRITIREIREHDWFKILLPRYLTVPPPDSAQQVKKVDEETLREVLGMGYDKNLLVESIQKRLQNEATVAYYLLLDNRLRTTSGYLGAECQEAMDSSFSNIASYETPSSARGNRQQIFMESPVGLRPHLPAERKWALGLQSRAHPKEIMSEVLKALQELNVYWKKIGHYNMKCRWSPGFPAQIHNNHNFSAGSIETDSLSERLSLIKFEIQLYKTRDEKYLLDLQRVSGPQLLFLDLCAAFLTQLRVL, encoded by the exons ATGCG GCAGAGGATGGAGGGGGCAGGCAAGGATGGCAACCCGTTGAGGAATTATCGGATTGGCAAGACTCTCGGAATTGGCTCATTCGGGAAGGTGAAAATTGCGGAGCATATCAGCACTGGACACAAGGTGGCAATCAAGATTCTCAACCGCCGTAAAATCAGAGGCATGGAGATGGAAGAGAAAG TTAAAAGAGAGATTAAGATATTGAGGTTATTTATGCATCCACATATTATCCGCCTCTATGAGGTTATAGACACACCGGCTGATATTTATGTTGTTATGGAGTATGTTAAGTGTGGGGAATTATTTGATTACATTGTTGAGAAAGGTAGGCTGCAGGAGGAAGAGGCTCGCCGTTTCTTCCAACAG ATTATATCCGGTGTTGAATATTGCCATAGAAACATGGTGGTGCATCGTGATCTAAAGCCAGAAAACCTCCTATTGGATTCAAAATGCAATGTTAAGATTGCAGATTTTGGCTTAAGTAATGTTATGCGGGATGGTCATTTTCTGAAGACAAGTTGTGGTAGCCCAAATTATGCTGCTCCTGAG GTGATATCTGGTAAACTATATGCTGGACCTGAAGTTGATGTGTGGAGCTGTGGGGTTATTCTTTATGCTCTTTTATGTGGTACTCTGCCATTTGATGACGAGAACATACCAaacctttttaagaaaataaAG GGTGGAATATATACCCTTCCCAGCCATTTGTCTGGTGCAGCAAGGGATTTGATTCCAAGAATGCTAGTTGTCGATCCTATGAAGCGGATCACCATTCGTGAAATTCGCGAACATGATTGGTTCAAAATTCTTCTCCCGCGCTATTTGACTGTGCCTCCTCCAGATAGTGCGCAACAAGTCAAAAAG GTTGATGAGGAAACTCTCCGTGAGGTTTTAGGTATGGGATATGACAAGAACCTGTTGGTGGAATCAATCCAAAAAAGGCTGCAAAATGAG GCAACTGTTGCATATTACTTACTCTTGGACAATAGGCTCCGTACAACCAGTGGCTATCTTGGAGCTGAATGTCAAGAAGCTATG GACTCCTCATTCTCAAACATCGCATCATATGAAACACCAAGTTCAGCACGTGGGAATAGACAGCAAATATTTATGGAGTCTCCAGTTGGCTTGAGACCACATCTTCCAGCTGAGAGGAAATGGGCTCTTGGTCTTCAG TCTCGAGCACATCCAAAAGAAATAATGTCTGAAGTGCTGAAAGCTCTGCAAGAATTAAATGTTTACTGGAAAAAGATAGGTCACTATAACATGAAGTGCAGATGGAGTCCTGGCTTTCCTGCTCAAATTCATAACAATCATAACTTCAGTGCAGGGTCCATTGAAACTGATAGCCTGAGTGAGAGGTTAAGTTTAATTAAGTTTGAAATTCAG
- the LOC103647175 gene encoding SNF1-related protein kinase catalytic subunit alpha KIN10-like isoform X1, translated as MDEPAGSGLLKWNRELSLRLRMEGAGKDGNPLRNYRIGKTLGIGSFGKVKIAEHISTGHKVAIKILNRRKIRGMEMEEKVKREIKILRLFMHPHIIRLYEVIDTPADIYVVMEYVKCGELFDYIVEKGRLQEEEARRFFQQIISGVEYCHRNMVVHRDLKPENLLLDSKCNVKIADFGLSNVMRDGHFLKTSCGSPNYAAPEVISGKLYAGPEVDVWSCGVILYALLCGTLPFDDENIPNLFKKIKGGIYTLPSHLSGAARDLIPRMLVVDPMKRITIREIREHDWFKILLPRYLTVPPPDSAQQVKKVDEETLREVLGMGYDKNLLVESIQKRLQNEATVAYYLLLDNRLRTTSGYLGAECQEAMDSSFSNIASYETPSSARGNRQQIFMESPVGLRPHLPAERKWALGLQSRAHPKEIMSEVLKALQELNVYWKKIGHYNMKCRWSPGFPAQIHNNHNFSAGSIETDSLSERLSLIKFEIQLYKTRDEKYLLDLQRVSGPQLLFLDLCAAFLTQLRVL; from the exons ATGGACGAACCAGCTGGATCTGGCCTGCTCAAATGGAACCGCGAGCTTTCATTGCGCCTG AGGATGGAGGGGGCAGGCAAGGATGGCAACCCGTTGAGGAATTATCGGATTGGCAAGACTCTCGGAATTGGCTCATTCGGGAAGGTGAAAATTGCGGAGCATATCAGCACTGGACACAAGGTGGCAATCAAGATTCTCAACCGCCGTAAAATCAGAGGCATGGAGATGGAAGAGAAAG TTAAAAGAGAGATTAAGATATTGAGGTTATTTATGCATCCACATATTATCCGCCTCTATGAGGTTATAGACACACCGGCTGATATTTATGTTGTTATGGAGTATGTTAAGTGTGGGGAATTATTTGATTACATTGTTGAGAAAGGTAGGCTGCAGGAGGAAGAGGCTCGCCGTTTCTTCCAACAG ATTATATCCGGTGTTGAATATTGCCATAGAAACATGGTGGTGCATCGTGATCTAAAGCCAGAAAACCTCCTATTGGATTCAAAATGCAATGTTAAGATTGCAGATTTTGGCTTAAGTAATGTTATGCGGGATGGTCATTTTCTGAAGACAAGTTGTGGTAGCCCAAATTATGCTGCTCCTGAG GTGATATCTGGTAAACTATATGCTGGACCTGAAGTTGATGTGTGGAGCTGTGGGGTTATTCTTTATGCTCTTTTATGTGGTACTCTGCCATTTGATGACGAGAACATACCAaacctttttaagaaaataaAG GGTGGAATATATACCCTTCCCAGCCATTTGTCTGGTGCAGCAAGGGATTTGATTCCAAGAATGCTAGTTGTCGATCCTATGAAGCGGATCACCATTCGTGAAATTCGCGAACATGATTGGTTCAAAATTCTTCTCCCGCGCTATTTGACTGTGCCTCCTCCAGATAGTGCGCAACAAGTCAAAAAG GTTGATGAGGAAACTCTCCGTGAGGTTTTAGGTATGGGATATGACAAGAACCTGTTGGTGGAATCAATCCAAAAAAGGCTGCAAAATGAG GCAACTGTTGCATATTACTTACTCTTGGACAATAGGCTCCGTACAACCAGTGGCTATCTTGGAGCTGAATGTCAAGAAGCTATG GACTCCTCATTCTCAAACATCGCATCATATGAAACACCAAGTTCAGCACGTGGGAATAGACAGCAAATATTTATGGAGTCTCCAGTTGGCTTGAGACCACATCTTCCAGCTGAGAGGAAATGGGCTCTTGGTCTTCAG TCTCGAGCACATCCAAAAGAAATAATGTCTGAAGTGCTGAAAGCTCTGCAAGAATTAAATGTTTACTGGAAAAAGATAGGTCACTATAACATGAAGTGCAGATGGAGTCCTGGCTTTCCTGCTCAAATTCATAACAATCATAACTTCAGTGCAGGGTCCATTGAAACTGATAGCCTGAGTGAGAGGTTAAGTTTAATTAAGTTTGAAATTCAG
- the LOC103647175 gene encoding SNF1-related protein kinase catalytic subunit alpha KIN10-like isoform X4: protein MDEPAGSGLLKWNRELSLRLRMEGAGKDGNPLRNYRIGKTLGIGSFGKVKIAEHISTGHKVAIKILNRRKIRGMEMEEKVKREIKILRLFMHPHIIRLYEVIDTPADIYVVMEYVKCGELFDYIVEKGRLQEEEARRFFQQIISGVEYCHRNMVVHRDLKPENLLLDSKCNVKIADFGLSNVMRDGHFLKTSCGSPNYAAPEVISGKLYAGPEVDVWSCGVILYALLCGTLPFDDENIPNLFKKIKGGIYTLPSHLSGAARDLIPRMLVVDPMKRITIREIREHDWFKILLPRYLTVPPPDSAQQVKKVDEETLREVLGMGYDKNLLVESIQKRLQNEATVAYYLLLDNRLRTTSGYLGAECQEAMDSSFSNIASYETPSSARGNRQQIFMESPVGLRPHLPAERKWALGLQLYKTRDEKYLLDLQRVSGPQLLFLDLCAAFLTQLRVL from the exons ATGGACGAACCAGCTGGATCTGGCCTGCTCAAATGGAACCGCGAGCTTTCATTGCGCCTG AGGATGGAGGGGGCAGGCAAGGATGGCAACCCGTTGAGGAATTATCGGATTGGCAAGACTCTCGGAATTGGCTCATTCGGGAAGGTGAAAATTGCGGAGCATATCAGCACTGGACACAAGGTGGCAATCAAGATTCTCAACCGCCGTAAAATCAGAGGCATGGAGATGGAAGAGAAAG TTAAAAGAGAGATTAAGATATTGAGGTTATTTATGCATCCACATATTATCCGCCTCTATGAGGTTATAGACACACCGGCTGATATTTATGTTGTTATGGAGTATGTTAAGTGTGGGGAATTATTTGATTACATTGTTGAGAAAGGTAGGCTGCAGGAGGAAGAGGCTCGCCGTTTCTTCCAACAG ATTATATCCGGTGTTGAATATTGCCATAGAAACATGGTGGTGCATCGTGATCTAAAGCCAGAAAACCTCCTATTGGATTCAAAATGCAATGTTAAGATTGCAGATTTTGGCTTAAGTAATGTTATGCGGGATGGTCATTTTCTGAAGACAAGTTGTGGTAGCCCAAATTATGCTGCTCCTGAG GTGATATCTGGTAAACTATATGCTGGACCTGAAGTTGATGTGTGGAGCTGTGGGGTTATTCTTTATGCTCTTTTATGTGGTACTCTGCCATTTGATGACGAGAACATACCAaacctttttaagaaaataaAG GGTGGAATATATACCCTTCCCAGCCATTTGTCTGGTGCAGCAAGGGATTTGATTCCAAGAATGCTAGTTGTCGATCCTATGAAGCGGATCACCATTCGTGAAATTCGCGAACATGATTGGTTCAAAATTCTTCTCCCGCGCTATTTGACTGTGCCTCCTCCAGATAGTGCGCAACAAGTCAAAAAG GTTGATGAGGAAACTCTCCGTGAGGTTTTAGGTATGGGATATGACAAGAACCTGTTGGTGGAATCAATCCAAAAAAGGCTGCAAAATGAG GCAACTGTTGCATATTACTTACTCTTGGACAATAGGCTCCGTACAACCAGTGGCTATCTTGGAGCTGAATGTCAAGAAGCTATG GACTCCTCATTCTCAAACATCGCATCATATGAAACACCAAGTTCAGCACGTGGGAATAGACAGCAAATATTTATGGAGTCTCCAGTTGGCTTGAGACCACATCTTCCAGCTGAGAGGAAATGGGCTCTTGGTCTTCAG
- the LOC103647175 gene encoding SNF1-related protein kinase catalytic subunit alpha KIN10-like isoform X3: protein MEGAGKDGNPLRNYRIGKTLGIGSFGKVKIAEHISTGHKVAIKILNRRKIRGMEMEEKVKREIKILRLFMHPHIIRLYEVIDTPADIYVVMEYVKCGELFDYIVEKGRLQEEEARRFFQQIISGVEYCHRNMVVHRDLKPENLLLDSKCNVKIADFGLSNVMRDGHFLKTSCGSPNYAAPEVISGKLYAGPEVDVWSCGVILYALLCGTLPFDDENIPNLFKKIKGGIYTLPSHLSGAARDLIPRMLVVDPMKRITIREIREHDWFKILLPRYLTVPPPDSAQQVKKVDEETLREVLGMGYDKNLLVESIQKRLQNEATVAYYLLLDNRLRTTSGYLGAECQEAMDSSFSNIASYETPSSARGNRQQIFMESPVGLRPHLPAERKWALGLQSRAHPKEIMSEVLKALQELNVYWKKIGHYNMKCRWSPGFPAQIHNNHNFSAGSIETDSLSERLSLIKFEIQLYKTRDEKYLLDLQRVSGPQLLFLDLCAAFLTQLRVL, encoded by the exons ATGGAGGGGGCAGGCAAGGATGGCAACCCGTTGAGGAATTATCGGATTGGCAAGACTCTCGGAATTGGCTCATTCGGGAAGGTGAAAATTGCGGAGCATATCAGCACTGGACACAAGGTGGCAATCAAGATTCTCAACCGCCGTAAAATCAGAGGCATGGAGATGGAAGAGAAAG TTAAAAGAGAGATTAAGATATTGAGGTTATTTATGCATCCACATATTATCCGCCTCTATGAGGTTATAGACACACCGGCTGATATTTATGTTGTTATGGAGTATGTTAAGTGTGGGGAATTATTTGATTACATTGTTGAGAAAGGTAGGCTGCAGGAGGAAGAGGCTCGCCGTTTCTTCCAACAG ATTATATCCGGTGTTGAATATTGCCATAGAAACATGGTGGTGCATCGTGATCTAAAGCCAGAAAACCTCCTATTGGATTCAAAATGCAATGTTAAGATTGCAGATTTTGGCTTAAGTAATGTTATGCGGGATGGTCATTTTCTGAAGACAAGTTGTGGTAGCCCAAATTATGCTGCTCCTGAG GTGATATCTGGTAAACTATATGCTGGACCTGAAGTTGATGTGTGGAGCTGTGGGGTTATTCTTTATGCTCTTTTATGTGGTACTCTGCCATTTGATGACGAGAACATACCAaacctttttaagaaaataaAG GGTGGAATATATACCCTTCCCAGCCATTTGTCTGGTGCAGCAAGGGATTTGATTCCAAGAATGCTAGTTGTCGATCCTATGAAGCGGATCACCATTCGTGAAATTCGCGAACATGATTGGTTCAAAATTCTTCTCCCGCGCTATTTGACTGTGCCTCCTCCAGATAGTGCGCAACAAGTCAAAAAG GTTGATGAGGAAACTCTCCGTGAGGTTTTAGGTATGGGATATGACAAGAACCTGTTGGTGGAATCAATCCAAAAAAGGCTGCAAAATGAG GCAACTGTTGCATATTACTTACTCTTGGACAATAGGCTCCGTACAACCAGTGGCTATCTTGGAGCTGAATGTCAAGAAGCTATG GACTCCTCATTCTCAAACATCGCATCATATGAAACACCAAGTTCAGCACGTGGGAATAGACAGCAAATATTTATGGAGTCTCCAGTTGGCTTGAGACCACATCTTCCAGCTGAGAGGAAATGGGCTCTTGGTCTTCAG TCTCGAGCACATCCAAAAGAAATAATGTCTGAAGTGCTGAAAGCTCTGCAAGAATTAAATGTTTACTGGAAAAAGATAGGTCACTATAACATGAAGTGCAGATGGAGTCCTGGCTTTCCTGCTCAAATTCATAACAATCATAACTTCAGTGCAGGGTCCATTGAAACTGATAGCCTGAGTGAGAGGTTAAGTTTAATTAAGTTTGAAATTCAG
- the LOC103647175 gene encoding SNF1-related protein kinase catalytic subunit alpha KIN10-like isoform X5, which yields MEGAGKDGNPLRNYRIGKTLGIGSFGKVKIAEHISTGHKVAIKILNRRKIRGMEMEEKVKREIKILRLFMHPHIIRLYEVIDTPADIYVVMEYVKCGELFDYIVEKGRLQEEEARRFFQQIISGVEYCHRNMVVHRDLKPENLLLDSKCNVKIADFGLSNVMRDGHFLKTSCGSPNYAAPEVISGKLYAGPEVDVWSCGVILYALLCGTLPFDDENIPNLFKKIKGGIYTLPSHLSGAARDLIPRMLVVDPMKRITIREIREHDWFKILLPRYLTVPPPDSAQQVKKVDEETLREVLGMGYDKNLLVESIQKRLQNEATVAYYLLLDNRLRTTSGYLGAECQEAMDSSFSNIASYETPSSARGNRQQIFMESPVGLRPHLPAERKWALGLQLYKTRDEKYLLDLQRVSGPQLLFLDLCAAFLTQLRVL from the exons ATGGAGGGGGCAGGCAAGGATGGCAACCCGTTGAGGAATTATCGGATTGGCAAGACTCTCGGAATTGGCTCATTCGGGAAGGTGAAAATTGCGGAGCATATCAGCACTGGACACAAGGTGGCAATCAAGATTCTCAACCGCCGTAAAATCAGAGGCATGGAGATGGAAGAGAAAG TTAAAAGAGAGATTAAGATATTGAGGTTATTTATGCATCCACATATTATCCGCCTCTATGAGGTTATAGACACACCGGCTGATATTTATGTTGTTATGGAGTATGTTAAGTGTGGGGAATTATTTGATTACATTGTTGAGAAAGGTAGGCTGCAGGAGGAAGAGGCTCGCCGTTTCTTCCAACAG ATTATATCCGGTGTTGAATATTGCCATAGAAACATGGTGGTGCATCGTGATCTAAAGCCAGAAAACCTCCTATTGGATTCAAAATGCAATGTTAAGATTGCAGATTTTGGCTTAAGTAATGTTATGCGGGATGGTCATTTTCTGAAGACAAGTTGTGGTAGCCCAAATTATGCTGCTCCTGAG GTGATATCTGGTAAACTATATGCTGGACCTGAAGTTGATGTGTGGAGCTGTGGGGTTATTCTTTATGCTCTTTTATGTGGTACTCTGCCATTTGATGACGAGAACATACCAaacctttttaagaaaataaAG GGTGGAATATATACCCTTCCCAGCCATTTGTCTGGTGCAGCAAGGGATTTGATTCCAAGAATGCTAGTTGTCGATCCTATGAAGCGGATCACCATTCGTGAAATTCGCGAACATGATTGGTTCAAAATTCTTCTCCCGCGCTATTTGACTGTGCCTCCTCCAGATAGTGCGCAACAAGTCAAAAAG GTTGATGAGGAAACTCTCCGTGAGGTTTTAGGTATGGGATATGACAAGAACCTGTTGGTGGAATCAATCCAAAAAAGGCTGCAAAATGAG GCAACTGTTGCATATTACTTACTCTTGGACAATAGGCTCCGTACAACCAGTGGCTATCTTGGAGCTGAATGTCAAGAAGCTATG GACTCCTCATTCTCAAACATCGCATCATATGAAACACCAAGTTCAGCACGTGGGAATAGACAGCAAATATTTATGGAGTCTCCAGTTGGCTTGAGACCACATCTTCCAGCTGAGAGGAAATGGGCTCTTGGTCTTCAG